Within Nonlabens agnitus, the genomic segment CCCGTTATTGGTTACACCAAATGGCAGTCTTACGGGTGGCCCTATTGCGAGCCTTGTACCTGGCGAAAGTGATTCGAATACGTTTGTAGGAACTTATACTTTATCCTTAACTGACGTAAACGCATCACAGGTCAGCAATCAAGCGACGTCGAAGCACAAGATCCCGATAATTCAAATGTCACGATCTATCAGATGATAATAGTAATTTCGAAAACGATCCGACTATAACATCTTACGATGCGGTCGATGCGATTAACCTTATTAAGAGAGGAACCTTTAATGATGAGAATGGAGATGGGTCCGCTCAGGTTGGTGAAACTGTCAGTTATTCATTTACTATAAGAAATGCAGGTAATAGGACAATTACTAACATTGTTTTATCTGACCCATTATTACAAGGAATAAACGGTACATTGACTGGCGGTCCTATTACGAGCCTTGTACCTGGAGCGATAGACACGACGACCTTCAGCGGAAGCTACACGATCCAGCAGTCAGATATTGATAATTTGCAAGTCACGAATCAAGCAATTGTTACTGGACAAGATCCTGATAATAATAATGTCACGGATACTTCTGATGATAATAGCCCAATTGAGAATGATCCAACGGATACGGACCTTCCCGAGGACAGCGAGATATCGATCATCAAGACGTCTGTGTTCAACGATGAGAACGGCGATGGCTTTGCTCAGTTGGGCGAGACGATCAGCTACAGCTTTGAGGTGACGAACAGTGGTGCTACGACCTAACGAATGTAACGGTAACGGATCCACTACTTGATGGTGCCAACGGTACGTTGACTGGCGGTCCCATCGCTACACTGGCACCAGGAGCAACGGACACGACGACCTTTAGCGGAAGCTACACGATCCAGCAGTCCGACATCGATGCGCAGAGCGTATCGAACCAGGCTACGGCTACGGGAACGACACCTGACGGAGATGATGTGAGCGACCTTTCGGATGACAACAGCAACCTGGAGAATGATCCAACGGATACGAATCTTCCTGAGGACAGCGAGATATCGATCATCAAGACCTCTGTGTTCAACGATGAGAATGGCGATGGTTTTGCTCAGTTGGGCGAGACGATCAGCTACAGCTTCGAGGTAACGAACAGTGGAGCTACGACCCTAACGAATGTGACGGTAACGGATCCATTATTGGTGGCGCCAAGCGGCAGCCTTACCGGCGGACCGATCGCGAGCCTTGCACCAGGAGCGGTAGACACGACGACCTTTAGTGGAAGCTACACGATCCAGCAGTCGGACATCGATGCTCAGAGCGTATCGAATCAGGCTACGGCTACGGGAACGACACCTGACGGAGATGATGTGAGCGACCTATCGGATGACAACAGCAACCTGGAGGATGATCCAACGGATACGAATCTTCCTGAGGACAGCGAGATATCGATCATCAAGACCTCTGTGTTCAACGATGAGAACGGTGACGGCTTTGCTCAGTTGGGCGAGACGATCAGCTACAGCTTT encodes:
- a CDS encoding DUF7507 domain-containing protein, with translation MSYSFVVTNTGNVTLTNVIIADPLLVTPNGSLTGGPIASLVPGESDSNTFVGTYTLSLTDVNASQVSNQATSKHKIPIIQMSRSIR
- a CDS encoding DUF7507 domain-containing protein, with the translated sequence MTGGPITSLVPGAIDTTTFSGSYTIQQSDIDNLQVTNQAIVTGQDPDNNNVTDTSDDNSPIENDPTDTDLPEDSEISIIKTSVFNDENGDGFAQLGETISYSFEVTNSGATT
- a CDS encoding DUF7507 domain-containing protein is translated as MTGGPIATLAPGATDTTTFSGSYTIQQSDIDAQSVSNQATATGTTPDGDDVSDLSDDNSNLENDPTDTNLPEDSEISIIKTSVFNDENGDGFAQLGETISYSFEVTNSGATTLTNVTVTDPLLVAPSGSLTGGPIASLAPGAVDTTTFSGSYTIQQSDIDAQSVSNQATATGTTPDGDDVSDLSDDNSNLEDDPTDTNLPEDSEISIIKTSVFNDENGDGFAQLGETISYSFEVTNSGATTLTNVTVTDPLLVAPSGSLTGGPIASLAPGAVDTATFSGSYTIQQSDIDAQSVSNQATATGTTPDGDDVSDLSDDNSNLENDPTDTNLPEDSEISIIKTSVFNDENGDGFAQLARRSATALR